The DNA sequence ctttttttttttattctctCAAATCGTTCCATACCGCTTCTGGAAAATTGTCGAACGGGAgcaaggggaggggggggaTCCATCAACCGTGCCATGGCGCTTTTTTAGCACTCGGGCCAAGCCATGGGGAATGGGCTGATGCAGGGAGCTGGCCGACTGGGATCCTTGGGGAGGGGATTGGGGTACAGGCGATACATACATGAGATCATGGGGAATTAACTAACATACCGTAGCATTGTaggaggaggacggcatGGTCTTTGCGCTGTCAAGGGTGCGTGTACGGTACGTGTCGTGCTTTGCTTTTTTTGTATGCTCGGGATTTATTCAAGCATCATGATGGCATAGCTTCTTTTTCGTCTTGCATCCCGAGATGTGCCCAATTGGGTAATCCTTGACGGCTCCGTAGAGTAGATGAGCCATTGGATGATTTTTCAGTCGAGGTGGTTCCAGCTGGAGCTGAGGTCAGCCCCAATTGGGATAGGGATTGGGATTGGGGTTCACCTCAGCTGGGCGAGACAATGAGGCTGCTTAGCTAGCTGTGGCTTCTTAGCGAGGTGTGAGGTGTGTGAGGTTTCAGTGAGGTGTGCTCTACCTACAGCCGGCGGAGGCCGATGCAGGATGGTCCTGCCACTGCGCGATCCCCTGGGTAAAACTGGCAATGGATGGCAAGATGTAAGGTAAGGTGCGACGGAGCGGGCGCTAGTGGGGACTATCGGCCTCCGGTGGTTCCCCTACTAGCCCTCTCAGCCAGTTGACGGCGGCAGAGTGTGCTTACACGTACTGGCATGCGCTCATTCAATCCTCCCGTTCCCCATTTTTGACGATGGTGCTAACGCTGTGAAGCCATTGAAGCCTTGCTAGCGTTGACCTGCCTGCCATTGTTCCTGCTGTTGTTCCTGGACCAAATTCCTCTCGGCAGCGACGGACGGACAGACGTCACAATGACCGATGACAAGTTAAGATGCAAAGAGGAAGGCGCCGGGTGACTGCTCACCTGCCATTGTGCGCATCTTGGGTCAAGAAGTGGAATCATCTGAATCTCCATCGAACTACGGATATGCCCATCCTCAATCTCTATCTCAATCTCGTCCATCTCACCTCACGCGGGCTCGCTCCACACTTTTTTGACCTCATACCTACAGCAGCTCTGCGGTTACGTACAGATACACCCTTGGCCAATTCGAAACAAGCCGTGTGGTAGCACAGCGTCTTGAGCAATTGATTCAGCCCTGGCCGCGTCTCTGCGACCGCGCGTCTTGCCCTCTTTCGGCCGTCACCTTGACCTGGCTAACGGTCCGCTCAGCCCGCGGGAGTAAGCGAGAGAcacaaagaaaaagaagaggttCCAGAGCCAGTCCGTGACTGGGCGGGCGGCaattcatcaccaacaagccGTCCAATCCTCATGCTCTGCTCGGCACCTagctcagccttgacggGGTCCAGCGTATCATTGGCACCACCCTCTAAGGACTCAGACACGTGGAGCTGGATGGAAACCGTTGCGCTTGATCCGCATTGAGGAAAGCCGGCCGTTTGACGAGCGAGCCCGCTGCGACAGGTACGAGCCAATCTCCAACGACAAACACCATGACTGACAAGACAGTATCGCCGAGCTAGTTGGGTTGAGGGAAACGGCTCGTCCGGCTTCGGCTCTCGGGGTCCTTCTGTCGTCGCCCTGCATCAAGAGACCCTCTTGGTCCGCGCCTGCGTTCGGCTCCCGTGCGTAAACCTGCTCCATCCAATTCATCAGCCAAGTTTCCTGTCCTGTTCCAGCTCAGACTCAGAATCGCGCTCTTTGGGAAACCCATCTCGGTGGGTCCAGGGCCCAGGTACCGAGACACACGACGACTGACTGATAGGTAGACCAACAAGGATCATCAGGCGAGCTCTCATTCTGTGGCACGCCACATCTCGCGACCCAGCCCTGGCCTTCGCGCCTTGATCTGATGCCCTCGACATGATCTCGTGCGCCTGGATCCCATCACTGACTCGCCCAGTCcgccacaaccacaacctccGCTCCCCGAGCCTCACATCACATGTCGCGCGCGGCGCGCGGACGTTTTTCGAGCGGGTGATCAACACGAAATGAAATGAGATGCTGCCTCGTCAATCCCCAATGGGGAGGAGGGTCAAGAAATCAATTTCCCGGCTCCAGAACCGCCAAAAAAAGACAATAGATGTTCCCATGCCCAGTGAAACACACATACGCGCCCGTTAGATGATTCCCCAAAAAAAGATGCCCAGtaaaaacaaaaaaagaaCAATTCCAGAATGGAGTCCCCCGTCTCCAGAAACGTCCAACACAGCGCATGGGTATCTCCGGGGGGTTTTGTTTGCTTGCGATCTTTCTCCAGCCACCAATCTCCCGTTGCATCCAATATTCAGCGTCGCAGTCGCAATGTCTGCCTGCGAATGAATCCCGTCAGATCTTTCAGAAGTCGTACACTGCACTACGCCCGATGGCGCGTTACAATCCGGTCAGCGGTCGAGAGAGAGGCTTGCAATCTTGCTGGTGTTTATCCCAGATGAGATGCGATTAGATCCTGTCCTCGTGCGTTTCCGTCGTTGATTCGATAATCCCTTGTCGTCGATAATTATTTCCCAAGCTCAGTTCAGTTGTCGTCAAATTTGGTTTGGGGGAGCCCTTGGAGGGTGTCCCTCAAGGCCCCCCCCTGCCCCTCTCAGaagcgatgatgatgtgacATGATTCCCGGTATGCCTGGCATAGCGCTGGTCACGGGGATCGATGGCGGTGGTCGGTTGGCCTTGTCCCTGAGCGTCCAGTCGTCGCCAGGTTCTGAGGGAGCTACAAGCTCCATGAGGGTGTACTGAAGGATGCCGTCGAGGACTTGGGGCACGACGATGTCCCGGGGAAGTCCCCATGATGGGAGATGGGGTTCTTCGTTATCGCGACCATCGGCCTGATTATTTTGTCAACCACTGGTCAGCAAGCGGATCCGCATTGCGATGCGAAAAAAAGGAAGCATGGCATGAGAGGGAAGCTATGCTTACAAGACATGATGCGCAAGGCGCATTGTTCACCCAAACCCAGTTGGGGCAGTTGTGTGTGTAAAAGTACTTGCATCGGTACTTATAAAAACCACCAGCGCTGCTCATTGTGTGTTGTTGATGTATGGATATGGAGGAGGATTATACGGcgtgggaggagaggaaTTGGGCAAGATTGAGGTATGGTTGGTGAGAGTCAATGGGCCGAGAGGAACGGAGATGCGAGACACCAGGTCTTATATGAGGTAAGTTACCAGGCCAGGCGATGATGGGAGGAAGTGACGTGAATGCGAAGCTAGCACGGAGAGCGGGCTAGGCTGGGGGAAAGGGTCGAACGATGTTCTTGTACTACcgctgatgagaagagcGATGGCCAACATGTCAAGGATCCCCAGGGCTGGGCGGAGCTCAAGGGCTCCAAGCGGGAACGGGCTGGCATGATGTGAAAGGTGCGTGCCGTCGTATACTCAGTACCTGCTACATACTACCTACATCgtggactggactggactggactgggaGCACAGCACTGCTGACGTCTTGGGGACAGCTAAACTCGATGGCGAATGGCCGTTGGCGTCGCAATGCCATTTTTCATGGGATTGACTGATGCCCCCCTTGGTCGAAGGGGCCCCCGCTGGGCATAACGATGCAGTGGGGGGACCACACCCAGTGATGACAGACAGGGAGCCCCTGCGAGACTTCCGGAAGAGGGCCGGTGGGCTTTTCTCTCTATCCACAGCAGCAGGAGAGCGAGTTGCAGAGAACGGACACGGGCAGACAAGACATGCATCTTCTGTTGACGAGGTTCTTGCGGTTGGACCCTCTGTTGACTAGTACTGTATTGACAGACTACTGACGATGTGGGCACAGGAAACGGTGGTGCCGACAGGGCCGGGGAGGACGGCCAAGCGCTTCCAGAGGCTCGCTAGAGAAATGTTATTCAGCATTAGTGGCATCCAGACGCTGCGGTTCCCGCCTCAATCTGCTGCTGGGCTTGCTGGGCTCGGCCTTTGAGGCGATCGGATGGGCTGCCGCAAAAGCCAAGTCGACAGCCTGGACGGCGTGTGGTTCGTCGAGACGTGGGGCCATGGGACGAGAGCTCCAACGGGCGTAGCGGCCGGCGGAAATGGCGTGAGGTAGAGGGGTCGGCCCAGGGGGGGCACCTCGATGAATGGAGTGGAATGGATCATGGATGACAGTGGAGGGCGTGTCGCTTGTGTGTCTCTGGGGAAGGGACGCGATGCCTACCTACGACAGACACGACACGACATCCAATGATGGATGCAGACAGGCCATTCGTCCAACCCTCTCGGACGTGCCTGAGACGAAGCGCCGTCGCCATGATTCCCTTGCTAATGCGGACCACGTTCAAGGACCACCACGGGCCGCTCTGCTGAGGGCGCTCACCGGCAATCACAAACATGACATCGTCAGGGCAAAGTcaaggggaaggggaagaggaaaGGGGAGGGGGGTAGGCGTTGGCGAGAGCCGGTTGAGCTGTCTGCATATCTGTGGTGTTCTCGGGCCAGTCGGCGTCAGGGCCTGAAGCCACTTATCTGCGAGGCCCATGGTCAACGGTCGGCATGTTGTGGTCGTCCCATGTCACCATGTGTCGTGCCACGAGCGACAAGCACGGGCACGACCCGAGCGCACAACGGACGCACAGGTATCCATCATGGATGTATGGcatggcattggcattggcatggcatggcgaGCATGGGCAAAGGCAACCTCGGGACCTCATCTCTGGGTTCTTGGTCCTTGGGATTTCCCGTCTGTCCCTTTTGATGTGGAGAAGGGGACCTGTCTCGTTTTTTTGAGGCTGAAAAAAGGTTGTCTCTGTTTGACATGTTGGATGCCAATGCATCTAGAAAGCGAgggaaaaagcaaaaaaaaaaggacaGAAACGGACCTCGCCAGAGTTGAAGGGACGGGAGATGCGGGATCCACAAGCGCGTGGCGCCGCACTTTTTTCTCTTGGTGTGGGTATACGAAAAGTATATCCCGACGTGTAATTGCCGGATATGGCTCAATCATGTCTTgacgatgcgatgcgatggcACTTGCTTTTGCCTGGCCTGGCATGATGAAGATCATCTGGGGATGCGTGCTTTTGTGAGCGAGATTTGGATTCTTGACGACTgatcaccatcatcaacaaggacTTCATCATGGTTGGTCAATTGTTCAGTCAGTGTCATGAGACATATGACATGTGGCAGTGAGAGCCATTCTCTCAGGGTCCCCTCCGTCTCACATGGTCTGTTTCATTCTAGCCGCTTCACCGAGACCTCCGGTACGCCTCCATTCGCAAACTTGGGTGTCTCACCTTGGCGCGGCTTCTTTCGTTTGTTTGAGGGGAACCTGGACCTCGGCGTCATCGGAAGCACTAACTACTGCTGCGCACGGCGCTGAGACGACGGGTCCAAAGTTTACCACAAAAAAACCACGCAGAGGCTGAGCAGAAGTTGGCGTACAGTTTTGCGTAACTAAACTGCGGTTTGAGGCCGCAAGGCGAGACTCTACAAGAGCTGACGCGAGATTGCATTGATTCTGCCGAGCTCAAACGACACGCAACGTTTGACGTATCGGCTACACTGCTACGCTACGCTACCCCTCGGTCAAGCGCATTGCATACGGTAGCACTCGTCCAAGTTGATTCACCTTGGTTCCCCCAAATAGATTCCGGGGCAAGGGGGAAACGGCAAGGAGCTATGGCCCGCCCAGATGGGATCCAATGCATGATGGCTCAGCGGTTTCCGGGAAGGGCCCTGCAGCAGCCGGACAATATTCcccagggcagggcagggaaTGTCATCTGCCCAAAAGCTCGAGCCTCTCTGGCAATCGAATGTGGAAGCACTGGCTGGCTCATCAAGGGAATGGAACGGGTTCATCGGACATCTCGTGTTTTCGTCGACCTTGATCCGGGTTTCCGAGGTGCGCAATTCGCTCGCTCGGGTACACCTTGCAAGAAATGCGGTAGAGCAGCAACCCTGATGACGCTCTTACTTGGATGTTGTTGCTTCTAAAGGCCATGTGCCTTGGATATGAAGGTTTCTCCTGATCCGACAACAGACAAGGCTGCAGCATCCCCCGGGAACAAACCTGGCTCTGGGTCTGCAGTTGTAGACCCCAAGCCTATCGAATTCTCCCCCCGACCAATCATGATATCTCCGGTTGACCCTTCCGCCGGTGAGCCTGGACGGGGGTGTCGGTGGACTTGACTTGTTGCTAACTCGTCTGTACGGTGAGGGATCGGATCACGATACTCCCTCTACGGCTCTCTGTCCCCGTTTGTCCCGGCCGGGCTCAGATACTACTTGCGTACCATGTCGCGTGGGGTCTCATTCatgttcatgatgatgagaagaggcTTGACCAAGCCACACGCCGCCGTCAAtaagctgagctgagctggacCTCTGAACAAGACGACAAACACAAGCTATCGACTGCAAGTAAACTAGCTGGCCTCGCCTCACCTCGCCTCGCCCAAGTGCTCACTTTGCTCTTGTCCCCCTGGTACATACAGCAACTAAGTTACCCCATGGTTCTCGCCCAGTACCCTGCCATGGTGGCTGCACATGCCATGTCCTCGTTGGGAAGGGATCCGCATGGCCGGTGCCTGTCCCAGCGCTGGTTTGCTTGCTCGAGGATCGAAACGCGCCATCATGTCCCTTCGCTTCTGTTTACCTCCCTCCAGATATCATATCAGACCAAATTCATTCAACCCGATCGTCGTGTCTGTCAGTTGTCATCCCCCCCCCACACGGAACTCACCCCCCTTGCCCTGAATCCTTTCATTATTGTTGCTTTTGTTCCAGCACCTGTTCCCAGGTGCCCGGGAGTCGGGTTAACATCTTTTTATCCCACGCAGCAATACTTGCTTTTTCCTTCCTCTTTTGCTTTTCGCTTCGATCTCCCGCCTCCACAGCATCACGATGCGATGTGACGGGGAGGGGGGGGGGCAACCCACCCTTGTCAAAAACAACACCCTTGCTCAAACGGAACCCCGGACGATGAGCCATCCATTCAACCCCTCCGTGGGATAAGCATCGCCACCAGACAAAgagacacacacacacacacactctTGAGGAGTCTAAAAGCCGTTGAGACTAAAAGGTAAAGTTGCATCCATCGTTTGTTCCGCGGCGAGCGGGTGTGATTGCCACCACCCCCCCTGACTTGCAGCCGCCCATGACAAGGATAACCTTGTCCGTATTTGCATCAtcgacttcatcttgacGTGTAGCCGTTGGGGAAGTCAAGAAACGACTTATCGCATCTCAGCGATGAGATGAGAGGAAacagagaaaaagagagacacACAAGAAAGATTGCACAGCCAGATACGGTAGGTATCTACTGCGGAGACACAAAAGCATCAAGATCCGAAACAGGCGTCGTGCAGCAATCAATGAGATTGCACGTTTTGGAATCTGTAGTCAAGGTTTCTTCTAACAGCTTTACTCGTCCAGTCCAGATATGATATGAGCCTTTCTATCCGCCACCTCTTTTTTTCGTCCgtccctccatccatccatacaCAGACGCGCATATTCCTCAACGCTCTCTtgtcttctctcttctctcctttgCCTCTTGCAAACATGCGCGCGAGTGAAAAACAGCCAAATAAACGCCCACTTCCCATCACACCCTATTCAACCCCCCCTCTCTTGGCATCCACAAATAGATGACCAGATAAACGAAACCGATTCTTCTCAAGAGAGAGGGGGTGTAAATGAGGAGgggaaagagagagagagagagtgAAAGATTCAAAAcacaaacaaaaaaaaacCAACCAGAACAAGTGGCTGCTGCACATAAAACGCCGTAGCTCAATCAGTCACCAACAAGGAATTTCCACCAACGGTCGGGGTCTGAAGGAGGGTGGGCAAGGGGAATGAATGGGTTTTGCTTGTTTGAGATGGGACATGACATTCCCACCCGCATACAacccagtccagtccagcccagccctctCTTCCCCCCTCCGCATTTTCCAAGAGAGATCCCTTCCCTCCCCCGGTTGGTCCATGCGCTGGGCATAGACTAGACGGCGGCCGTTGTGATCCATGGGAGAGGGCCGCAGGCAGGGTTGGAGTGCAGTTGAGGTGCAGTTGCAGTGAGGTGCAGTGTGTGTGTGGTCTTGCAGCAACGGGACACCCGACACAGAGTGCGCGCACGATCGATCGCGCTTCCTTGATCCTTGTTTGCCCTTTCTTTTCAGCCCCGTTCGATTGCTgcttgccctcctccccttccccctTTCGCAGGGTGGCATATGAGCTGGAGGGCCTCATCTGCCAGCCTTCATGGCCTCCTTGCgccgcttcttctccgcGGCACGAGCCAGAGACCGTTTGACGTCGCCCTGCTCAAAAGAGTCCAGGTCGTAGTAAGTGGGGGCGATTTCCTATGGATAATGTTAGCAAAGCTGTGCTACGGCATTCAAGAGACGCTCCCTCCCAATTGAAGACGAGCAATGAGAAGACGACTTACCAATAGCCACTCGGGTCGGATCCCCACGCATGTTCGGATGTATTGCTTCGACGTGAGCACGAATTCGTTGTACAGGACCCAGTCAAACTCGGTGCGGAGGActgtggatggatgaatcAGGACGGCCTGGTCGTCCTTGACGGTGCGGTACAGCTTGCCCGAGCTCTCCTTCATAGCCACCTGCATGAAGAAACCGGCCAGCAACGCCCGTCGGATGTTGGTATAGTAGTTCTTATCCTCGAATGGCGTTGACACGAGCTCCAGCTCGTTTTTCTCCATGATGCGCTTGAGCTGCGTCCGGACGTTGTCGGCGCTCGAGAGGTGACGGAACGAGAGGAAGTGCTCGTGGCACCAGGCCTTGACGCTGTTGGGGTCCGATGTCGCCTGGCCCTTGAAAGCGTGGTAGGCgttgaggagggtgaggtgGTCACCGTCGGGGTGCGCAAAGTGCGCCTTCATCTCATCGGCGCGCTTTCGGTTGTTGGCGGGTCGCATGAAGATCTGGGGGACTGAGAGAAGGGAGGTGATGGAAAGGATCTCATTGGAGCAGTAGAATTCGGGCGATGAGATGAGCATGACAGCCAGAGCGGGATCTAGAGGGAACTCGGAAGCCAGACCACCGAGGGTTGTGAGctcaccgtcgtcgtcgagacAGGCGAGGTagttgagctcctccagcgcaCGCATCATGGTCTCGGGAGCAGGGGGGTCCATGAGATCGAAGTGgacgagatcctcgacgCCAAGCTTCTTGAGTTCCAAGACGGTGTTGGCGAGGTTGGAACGCAGAATCTCGGGGTACGTCTGCTCAatgagctccttcttgaaggccTTTTCCGTGTACAGGCGGAAACACTTTCCGGGCTTGGTACGACCAGCACGACCGGCTCGCTGCTGGGCGGAagccttggagatgggcgAGACGAGGAGGGACTCGACACGGATACGCGGGTTGTAGATCTTTTGCTTGCTGAAGCCAGGGTCCACGACATACACGATACCATCAATGGTCAAACTGGTTTCGGCAATGTTGGTGGAAACAATCACCTTGCGACCAGGGCGGCCGCCCTTACGCAGGGGCGCGGGCGCCTTGTCGAAGatgcgctgctgctggtgaggGGGCAGCGTACCGTAGAGGGGATACACAGCGAGCGGGCCGGCGTCGACTTCGCGCATCAGCTCGTCCGCCTCGAGACTAATCTTGCGACAGGCGTCCTCAATTTCATCTTCACCAGTCAAGAACAGCAGGACGTCACCCTCAGGTTCGGAAGCATGAATCTGAAGGACGGTGCGGATGGCGGCCTCGACGTAGTCGCGCTCGGGCTCGGGCGTATAGAAGATTTCGACGGGGTGGGTTCGACCGGGGACGGCGAGCAGGGGCGCGTCGTTGAAGTACTTCTGGAACTTTTGCGCATCGAGAGTagcagacatgatgatgatcttgagatCGGGGCGGCGCATGGAAATCTGCTTGAGCAGAGCCATGAGGATATCGGTGGCCAGGGTACGCTCgtgggcctcgtcgaggatgatgcagCTGTAGCGGGACATCTCGTGGTCGTGCATGGCCTCGCGCAGAAGCATACCGTCGGTCATGTACTTGAGCATGGTCTTGGGGCCCGTCATGTCCTCGAAACGAATGCTGTAACCGACCTCCTCTCCCAGGGTGAcgtccatctcatcggcaACACGCTGCGCGACCGACATGGCAGCGACTCGACGCGGCTGGGTACAGGCAATGAGCTTGCCAGTGAGGTGAGGGAGCTCATCATAGACGACATACTGCGGGATCTGAGTAGTCTTTCCGGAACCCGTCTCACCGACAAAGACGAGGATCTGTGTGGAATGGTACTTGTCCAGGAACTCCTGTCGCTGCTTGTGCACAGGGAGATCGCGACGGCCCTGGAGGATCTGGAAGTACTTTTGCGAGTGAGGTCGGCCAGTGAAAGGGTTTGACTCCGAGTCCTCAGCCTTTGAAGCCTGCTTTGCCGTTGTCTGTTGCCTCTTCATGCCGGCGAGAGGGGAGTCTGGCGAAGGCTCCTCGCCGTGGCCGTTGCTCGCGCCGTTCTCGTACATGTGCGCAAGGTAGGGGTTGTTGCGGTCGAGATCGGCGGcgtccttctttgcctttttcCTAGTAGACTCGTCTGCGTCGGCACTGAGACGCTTTCCTCCCTTGGCGTCGGACATTGTTGTCTTTGTGGTGACggagagagaaaaagagatggcgaggctgaaggagAGGCCGGTGATGTTTGGGAGGTTGATCTCCAGCTGCCAGAAAATTTTGGCGGGACTTGGAGGCGGTTGCCTTATCGATAAGGATACCTGCAGCACAGTGTGAGTCACTAACCCAGGTGTGCTCTTAGAGTAACGTTGAACAGGTTGTGTGCGTATTGCTAGCGATAGATGGACTGGGTCTGATTTGAACAAGCTTGAAATTACCTTGTAGTACTTTGATACTCAAAACCATTTGAATTCTTCAATTACTTTACTTTCTATGTTTCTGGTATTGAGCCAAGCTTGCTACAGTCCTGGCGCACACTGTGCCCACTTTCAGGGTCCTTCTCTTGTTCCATCTCTCACCGCGAAAAGAAACTCTTCTGTGAGCTACTCCGAATGTCAGCGTGGAGGGCTTCGCTTGGATAAGAAGATATCATCTTTCAAGAGAGATACACCTGGCAAAATCTCTATTTATCTCCATTTTTCAAGATCCAGTCCTTCTCTTAACATCAGCGCGAAAACGAGGCGCATCCCACTTCCCACAACCAACGATTAATTGATTTGGCGGGGTGATTTACTCCACCATTGGAAATCTCAGCTTCAATCTTTCTTTTCAACCACAAACCACCAAAAGACGCAAAAGCTCACGTCTGCAATCATGGCCTCGGACGCCTCTGGCTTCGACATGTCCGACAGCTTCGGCCCTCAGCGCCCCAGCTTCAACATCGGATATCACGACTCGAACCGCGATGAGCCCCTCACCGACTTACAGTACGGCCATCTGCTCAACCATGGTGTAAGTCGCAAGTCGCCTGCGTCAAACGAACGCCTCAGTCGCCGGTGGAAGGGCTATGATGCCTCGTGCGCGTTGTGTCGGGGCACTCCGGTTGACTCTGTGAACAGCTGGCCTTTGCCACGactcccatcaccaacactcACTTCCGCGAGCGAGTCTTTGCCCTCGTGAGTGAGCATCTCGCCGCCCTCTCTGACAATGGCGAGAATGCCACCACTACGGCGACGGGCTCACGGGCTGAGCCTATCCTGCCGCCTCTGACGCCCAAGGATACCAGCATGTTTCCTTGCGCTGCTGTCAACACTTACACGGCAGTCATCAGCCCTTGGATCGACCTTGGCTCGGCCAACCCCATCATCTCGAACATCTCCCGCCAGGTTCTGAATGTTGAAGTTAACTACGCCAACTTCTGTGGTGTtcgcagcatcatcatccctgGACCTCGACAGGACGCTTCCATTGATGGTGGAAACCAGAGTCTTGCGCAGTATTCGCGTGCTGTTGAAGAGGCTCTCACCATTGGCAACCGATTGACCTTTTTGATCCACATGCCAATGTACCGGGAGCCCGAGGTAGAGTCTCAGGGAGTcagcatctcttctcttgagGTCAAGACCCCTACCAAGACCGAGGAAAAGGAGATCGACCTCCTTGCAGCGTGGGATTCGTGGCATCATGTTCGCAGTGTCTGCAACTACAACACGCGACTCTTTGTTGGTAAGTCAAGTCATGGCCAGTGTTAAGCTATCAGTTAACGCCTTTCGCAGCTCTGCAAATACCTCGTGTCATGCCTGAGAAGGACCTCCAGGACCGCTGGTTCGCTGAGCCTCTTCACTACTTGACCATCAACCCAGGAGTTTTccaggccaacaaggccGGCTACCCCTCGCTTTCCAAGCACCACCAGAACCTGTTCTTCTCGTATATGCGACTCAAGAATGCGCCCTGGATTCTCCTGTGCGATGCTGGCCCTGACGTCTCTCACATTAAGGGCGAACCTCACTCTCTGTTGGCCTCTCACGATGACTTCCCAACCCTTGCTGAGGCAGAGTCACAGAACCAGACTGCCAAGACCGCAAATTTCCAAGTAAAGACTAACGACTACATCTCCTATCTGAGGTGGCTCGAGTCTCAGCAGCCCGAGTTCACCTACCTTGAGGGTGCCACATTGACCAGCTTCCAGGACTGGCTCCAgtctcctcttcagcctctgtCGGACAACCTCGAATCGGCTACATACGAAGTCTTCGAGGGAGATCCCGTCAAGTATAGCCAGTATGAGGTTGCCGTGTACGAGGCCCTGACGGAATGgaaggagctcaacaagcCTACTTCTaaggagggcaaggttgTTGTTGCGGTCGCCGGCTCTGGACGCGGTCCCCTCGTCACTCGCGCCCTCAAGGCCTCCAAGGATGCTGGTGTTCCCATCGACATGTGGGCTGTTGAGAAGAACCCCAACGCATATGTCTATCTGCTCCGTCAGAACGAACTGGTTTGGAACGGTGaggtcaaggttgtcaagacGGACATGCGAGCCTGGAAGGGTCCTATCGTGTCTGAGACTGAAGATGGTCCTGTCTATGGCAAGGTTGATATCCTCATCTCGGAGCTTCTTGGGTCCTTTGGCGACAATGAGCTGTCACCTGAGTGTCTGGATGGGATTCAGCATGTCATCTCTACGCCTCATGGCATCTCCATCCCCAGCTCTTATACTGCACACCTGAGCCCCATCTCAACCCCAAAGATCCACGCCGACATTCTCTCGCGGTCGCCTGGAGACCCCAACGCCTTCGAGACCCCCTGGGTTGTCCGGCTCTTCGCTCTTGACTTTGTGGCTGAGAAGGTACCCAACAAGCCTCGGTTCCAGGAGGCATGGGAGTTCGCGCACCCCATTCCAGAGTCTACCCTCG is a window from the Fusarium keratoplasticum isolate Fu6.1 chromosome 5, whole genome shotgun sequence genome containing:
- a CDS encoding RNA helicase; protein product: MSDAKGGKRLSADADESTRKKAKKDAADLDRNNPYLAHMYENGASNGHGEEPSPDSPLAGMKRQQTTAKQASKAEDSESNPFTGRPHSQKYFQILQGRRDLPVHKQRQEFLDKYHSTQILVFVGETGSGKTTQIPQYVVYDELPHLTGKLIACTQPRRVAAMSVAQRVADEMDVTLGEEVGYSIRFEDMTGPKTMLKYMTDGMLLREAMHDHEMSRYSCIILDEAHERTLATDILMALLKQISMRRPDLKIIIMSATLDAQKFQKYFNDAPLLAVPGRTHPVEIFYTPEPERDYVEAAIRTVLQIHASEPEGDVLLFLTGEDEIEDACRKISLEADELMREVDAGPLAVYPLYGTLPPHQQQRIFDKAPAPLRKGGRPGRKVIVSTNIAETSLTIDGIVYVVDPGFSKQKIYNPRIRVESLLVSPISKASAQQRAGRAGRTKPGKCFRLYTEKAFKKELIEQTYPEILRSNLANTVLELKKLGVEDLVHFDLMDPPAPETMMRALEELNYLACLDDDGELTTLGGLASEFPLDPALAVMLISSPEFYCSNEILSITSLLSVPQIFMRPANNRKRADEMKAHFAHPDGDHLTLLNAYHAFKGQATSDPNSVKAWCHEHFLSFRHLSSADNVRTQLKRIMEKNELELVSTPFEDKNYYTNIRRALLAGFFMQVAMKESSGKLYRTVKDDQAVLIHPSTVLRTEFDWVLYNEFVLTSKQYIRTCVGIRPEWLLEIAPTYYDLDSFEQGDVKRSLARAAEKKRRKEAMKAGR
- a CDS encoding Protein arginine N-methyltransferase, whose translation is MASDASGFDMSDSFGPQRPSFNIGYHDSNRDEPLTDLQYGHLLNHGLAFATTPITNTHFRERVFALVSEHLAALSDNGENATTTATGSRAEPILPPLTPKDTSMFPCAAVNTYTAVISPWIDLGSANPIISNISRQVLNVEVNYANFCGVRSIIIPGPRQDASIDGGNQSLAQYSRAVEEALTIGNRLTFLIHMPMYREPEVESQGVSISSLEVKTPTKTEEKEIDLLAAWDSWHHVRSVCNYNTRLFVALQIPRVMPEKDLQDRWFAEPLHYLTINPGVFQANKAGYPSLSKHHQNLFFSYMRLKNAPWILLCDAGPDVSHIKGEPHSLLASHDDFPTLAEAESQNQTAKTANFQVKTNDYISYLRWLESQQPEFTYLEGATLTSFQDWLQSPLQPLSDNLESATYEVFEGDPVKYSQYEVAVYEALTEWKELNKPTSKEGKVVVAVAGSGRGPLVTRALKASKDAGVPIDMWAVEKNPNAYVYLLRQNELVWNGEVKVVKTDMRAWKGPIVSETEDGPVYGKVDILISELLGSFGDNELSPECLDGIQHVISTPHGISIPSSYTAHLSPISTPKIHADILSRSPGDPNAFETPWVVRLFALDFVAEKVPNKPRFQEAWEFAHPIPESTLAALEAKRSGGVVGGGGGSMAGAAGANDHNSRYCHLTFVCRTRGVTHGLAGYFESTLYESQIPENKGEKIEISTHPERIDRKSKDMISWFPIFFPLKNPLYFPADTELEVSMWRQTDDTRVWYEWLVEAFTWVGPSTRIKVASSDLCSSRKVACLM